In Longimicrobiales bacterium, one DNA window encodes the following:
- a CDS encoding pyridoxal-phosphate dependent enzyme, protein MSDSGRPAAAAPPRNARPFANVLETIGWTPLIRLNRVVDGAISPVYAKTEFFNPGGSVKDRIGLAMIEDAERSGRLQPGGIIVEGTSGNTGVGLAIAAAIRGYRCIFTMPDKMSQEKVRLLRAFGAEVIVTPTAVPPDHPDNYVQTAKRIVAETPGAILADQFYNPVNPQAHYATTGPELWEQTEGRITHLIAAAGTGGTISGVGKFLKEKNPSVRVIAGDPPGSIFAEYHRTGKKGEGAPYKVEGIGNDKLPSTLDFSVIDEYRIVSDRDAFRMGRRMTREEGLFVGGSAGLIVWLGARVAQEVNDPDACIVCIVPDTGERYLSKMYSDEWMRENRLLEPERMTAGEMIVRKDGSAPALVSVERGTAVREALRLITDYNISQLPVCDGDECVGAVPESALMARIIEDQAALDQPVESIMEPAFPVIDGSLPLSGISRLLTRQCPAVLVRDDGVLTGIITRFDVVRYLTP, encoded by the coding sequence ATGAGTGACTCGGGACGGCCTGCCGCCGCGGCTCCGCCGCGCAACGCGCGACCCTTCGCCAACGTGCTCGAGACGATCGGCTGGACTCCGCTGATCCGGCTCAATCGCGTCGTTGATGGCGCCATCTCGCCCGTGTACGCAAAGACGGAATTCTTCAATCCGGGCGGATCCGTCAAGGACCGCATTGGCCTGGCCATGATCGAGGACGCCGAGCGTTCCGGCCGGCTGCAGCCGGGCGGCATCATCGTCGAGGGGACGAGCGGTAACACCGGTGTCGGCCTTGCCATCGCCGCTGCGATCCGGGGCTACCGCTGCATCTTCACAATGCCCGACAAGATGAGCCAGGAGAAGGTGCGGCTGCTGCGCGCGTTCGGCGCAGAGGTCATTGTCACGCCGACCGCCGTCCCGCCCGACCATCCCGACAACTACGTGCAGACGGCGAAGCGTATTGTCGCCGAGACGCCCGGCGCCATCCTGGCCGACCAGTTCTACAATCCCGTCAACCCGCAGGCACATTACGCCACGACCGGCCCCGAGCTGTGGGAGCAGACCGAGGGCCGCATCACGCACCTGATCGCCGCGGCGGGTACAGGCGGGACGATCAGCGGGGTGGGGAAGTTCCTGAAAGAGAAGAATCCATCTGTACGCGTCATCGCGGGCGATCCGCCGGGCTCGATCTTCGCCGAGTACCATCGCACCGGGAAGAAGGGTGAGGGTGCGCCGTACAAGGTCGAGGGGATCGGCAATGACAAGCTGCCGAGCACACTCGATTTCTCCGTCATCGACGAGTACCGTATCGTGAGCGATCGGGACGCGTTCCGGATGGGGCGCCGCATGACACGCGAAGAAGGCCTGTTCGTCGGCGGATCTGCGGGGCTGATCGTCTGGCTCGGCGCGCGCGTGGCGCAGGAGGTGAACGATCCCGACGCGTGCATCGTCTGCATCGTCCCCGATACCGGCGAGCGCTACCTGTCGAAGATGTACAGCGATGAGTGGATGCGGGAGAACCGGCTGCTGGAGCCGGAGCGCATGACGGCGGGTGAGATGATCGTGCGCAAGGATGGCAGCGCGCCGGCCCTGGTGAGCGTCGAGCGCGGCACCGCGGTGCGCGAGGCGCTGCGTCTGATCACGGATTACAACATCTCGCAGCTGCCCGTGTGCGACGGCGATGAGTGTGTCGGCGCCGTGCCTGAGTCCGCGCTGATGGCGCGCATCATTGAGGACCAGGCGGCGCTGGATCAGCCGGTAGAGAGCATCATGGAGCCGGCTTTCCCCGTGATCGACGGATCGCTGCCGCTGAGCGGCATCAGCCGCCTGCTGACGCGTCAGTGCCCCGCGGTGCTGGTGCGCGATGACGGTGTGCTCACCGGCATCATCACGCGCTTTGACGTGGTCCGCTACCTGACGCCGTAG
- the fusA gene encoding elongation factor G, with protein sequence MSGAKEYSSDQIRNVVVLGHGGSGKSTLVDALTFATGTTRRHGSVKDGTALTMYTEEEIAHGISVQCSAAHADWHGVKVNLLDTPGYLDFTGDTIAATRVADGAVIVLGATAGVEVGTEKVWEYCEPRGIPRLFFVSMMDREHANFDKACDEIRRHMSEHAIPAELPIGEGENFRGIVNLFTGRAHLYKPGTITGEYEETDIPAELADRAQQMRTELFESIATTNDELLERYLEGGEITTAEALKAMEMAMLAGQLFPIFCGAAEKTWGVRALLEALVEIVPPPSEAPHELAQRPGLDQVVELKGEDAAPLAALIFKTATEPHVGELSYFRIFSGSLTNGQDVWNTTQEASEKLTHLAVPQGRDRIEVTKLHAGDIGVVAKLKSSHTNDTLTTQDRPVVLQQINFPEPDIALAVRAASRSDEDKIGNGLAKLHEEDPTFQYTYDPELRQTIVRGLGELHLDVQMERLKRKYHVAVVTEEPRIPYRETFRKAAEAQGKYKKQTGGHGQFGDCHVRIKPLPHGSGYKFTDAITGGVIPNKFIPSVDRGIQESAKKGVLAGYPVVDFEAECYFGSYHTVDSSDIAFQIAGSMAFQKAAESAAPVLLEPIVEVEVVTPESYMGDVIGDLNHRRGKILGMEQDGQKTHVKALVPQAELYKYATTLRSLTQGRAFHSRRLHGYEEVPANVQAKIVEAARKEREQIGA encoded by the coding sequence ATGTCGGGTGCGAAAGAATACTCCTCTGATCAGATCCGCAACGTGGTCGTGCTAGGGCACGGTGGCTCGGGCAAGAGCACTCTCGTCGACGCGCTCACGTTCGCGACGGGGACGACCCGCCGTCACGGGAGCGTAAAGGACGGCACCGCACTCACGATGTACACTGAGGAGGAGATCGCGCACGGTATATCCGTTCAGTGTTCGGCCGCGCATGCCGACTGGCACGGTGTGAAGGTCAACCTGCTGGATACCCCCGGATACCTCGACTTCACGGGAGACACGATAGCCGCCACCAGGGTCGCCGATGGGGCTGTAATCGTCCTGGGCGCCACTGCGGGCGTCGAGGTGGGGACGGAAAAGGTCTGGGAATACTGCGAGCCGCGCGGGATTCCCAGACTCTTTTTTGTGTCGATGATGGACCGCGAGCACGCGAACTTCGACAAGGCCTGCGACGAGATCCGTCGTCACATGTCGGAGCACGCGATACCGGCGGAGCTGCCCATCGGCGAGGGCGAGAATTTCCGCGGTATCGTGAACCTGTTCACGGGACGCGCCCATCTTTACAAGCCGGGGACGATCACGGGCGAATACGAGGAGACCGACATTCCCGCGGAGCTGGCGGACCGGGCTCAGCAGATGCGGACGGAGCTGTTCGAGTCGATCGCAACGACGAACGATGAGCTGCTGGAGCGCTATCTGGAGGGCGGCGAGATCACGACGGCCGAAGCGCTGAAGGCCATGGAGATGGCTATGCTGGCGGGGCAGCTGTTCCCGATCTTCTGCGGCGCGGCCGAGAAGACGTGGGGCGTGCGTGCCCTGCTGGAGGCGCTCGTGGAGATCGTACCGCCGCCGTCGGAGGCACCGCACGAGCTGGCGCAGCGCCCCGGTCTCGACCAGGTAGTGGAGCTGAAGGGAGAAGATGCCGCGCCGCTGGCTGCGCTGATCTTCAAGACTGCGACCGAGCCGCACGTGGGCGAGCTCAGCTATTTCCGGATTTTCAGTGGCTCGCTGACGAATGGGCAGGACGTGTGGAATACCACACAGGAGGCCTCGGAGAAACTGACCCACCTCGCCGTGCCCCAGGGCCGCGACCGTATCGAGGTGACGAAATTGCACGCCGGCGATATCGGCGTCGTCGCGAAGCTCAAGAGCTCGCACACGAACGATACCCTCACGACGCAGGACCGTCCCGTCGTCCTTCAGCAGATCAACTTTCCGGAGCCGGACATCGCCCTCGCGGTGCGCGCCGCCAGCCGCAGCGACGAGGACAAGATCGGCAACGGTCTGGCAAAACTGCATGAGGAGGATCCGACGTTCCAGTACACGTACGATCCCGAGCTGCGCCAGACGATCGTGCGCGGCCTGGGCGAGCTGCACCTCGACGTGCAGATGGAGCGGCTGAAGCGGAAGTACCACGTCGCGGTGGTCACCGAGGAGCCGAGGATCCCGTACCGCGAGACGTTCCGCAAGGCTGCGGAGGCACAGGGCAAGTACAAGAAGCAGACGGGCGGACACGGCCAGTTCGGCGACTGCCACGTCCGTATCAAGCCGCTGCCGCACGGCTCCGGTTACAAGTTTACCGACGCGATCACCGGCGGCGTGATTCCGAACAAGTTCATCCCCTCCGTGGACCGGGGCATCCAGGAGTCCGCGAAGAAGGGAGTGCTCGCGGGCTACCCGGTCGTCGACTTCGAGGCCGAATGCTACTTCGGCTCGTACCACACGGTCGACTCGAGTGACATCGCGTTCCAGATCGCGGGCTCCATGGCGTTTCAGAAGGCAGCCGAGTCCGCTGCGCCCGTCCTGCTGGAACCGATCGTCGAAGTCGAGGTTGTGACGCCGGAGTCCTACATGGGCGACGTGATCGGCGACCTGAACCATCGCCGCGGCAAGATCCTCGGCATGGAGCAGGACGGCCAGAAGACGCACGTAAAGGCGCTGGTGCCGCAGGCCGAGCTGTACAAGTACGCGACGACGCTGCGGTCGCTGACGCAGGGCCGTGCATTCCATTCGCGCAGGCTGCACGGCTACGAGGAGGTCCCCGCAAACGTGCAGGCGAAGATCGTCGAGGCGGCCAGGAAGGAGCGCGAGCAGATCGGCGCCTGA
- a CDS encoding energy transducer TonB, which yields MRRLMCTGAVAGCLLLQACEAPIEEVQAPIPIPDPTPIAYPEGLWDRGVQGETEVLIHIDEVGDVDSVLVSKSSGYSDFDSAAVNGVRRLRFTPGQRGDRRIAMWTKIPVRFSQDSTATLGSSTGSGVSK from the coding sequence ATGCGTAGACTGATGTGCACCGGCGCCGTCGCAGGGTGCCTGCTGCTGCAGGCGTGCGAGGCACCGATCGAGGAGGTACAGGCGCCTATCCCGATTCCGGATCCTACCCCGATCGCCTATCCCGAGGGGCTCTGGGATCGAGGCGTGCAGGGCGAGACAGAGGTGCTGATCCACATCGATGAGGTTGGCGACGTCGACAGCGTACTCGTGTCGAAGAGCAGCGGATACTCCGACTTCGATTCGGCCGCCGTCAACGGCGTGCGACGCCTGCGCTTCACGCCAGGTCAGCGTGGCGATCGGCGCATAGCCATGTGGACGAAGATTCCCGTTCGCTTCTCGCAGGATTCTACCGCCACGCTCGGCTCATCCACCGGTTCGGGGGTCAGCAAATGA
- a CDS encoding rhomboid family intramembrane serine protease — MAYRGSFSFGFGLTHWVKNLIIANVVIFIVDEFMLGRLLSSYMAFVPGRILVAPWTVVTYMFAHGGFWHLFLNMLVLFFFGPPLEQRWGSTEFLKYYLLCGLGGAALSFVFAPMSPIIGASAAVYGVMLAFAMFWPDSPIYIWGILPVKAKYLVMFMAAVSIMSMFGSGRGDNIAHAAHLGGFAAGFLYLRLGSPGGGMGGLRRMMGRRKLKVVSRDDSSRSSPIRPAPTPRRRGSGEEEKLLDELDRVLEKISTEGMSSLTAQERKLLDEVSRRYRTD, encoded by the coding sequence ATGGCTTACCGCGGCAGTTTCTCGTTCGGTTTCGGTCTCACCCACTGGGTGAAGAACCTCATCATCGCGAACGTCGTCATCTTCATCGTCGACGAGTTCATGCTGGGGCGTCTGCTCAGCAGCTACATGGCGTTCGTGCCCGGCCGAATCCTCGTTGCACCGTGGACTGTCGTCACATACATGTTCGCGCACGGTGGCTTCTGGCACCTGTTCCTGAACATGCTGGTGCTCTTCTTCTTCGGGCCGCCGCTCGAGCAGCGCTGGGGCTCCACAGAGTTCCTCAAGTACTACCTGCTGTGCGGCCTCGGCGGCGCGGCGTTGTCATTCGTCTTCGCGCCCATGAGCCCCATCATCGGCGCGTCCGCAGCCGTGTACGGCGTCATGCTCGCGTTCGCCATGTTCTGGCCCGACTCGCCTATCTACATCTGGGGCATTCTCCCCGTGAAGGCGAAGTACCTGGTCATGTTCATGGCCGCCGTCTCCATCATGTCGATGTTCGGCAGCGGCCGTGGCGACAACATTGCACACGCCGCGCATCTCGGTGGCTTCGCCGCGGGCTTCCTCTACCTTCGTCTGGGATCGCCCGGCGGCGGTATGGGCGGATTGCGCCGGATGATGGGCCGGCGAAAGCTCAAGGTGGTCTCGCGCGACGACTCCTCGCGCTCCAGCCCCATCCGCCCGGCACCCACCCCGCGGCGCCGCGGCTCCGGTGAGGAGGAGAAGCTGCTGGATGAGCTCGACCGCGTGCTGGAGAAAATCAGCACCGAGGGCATGAGCAGCCTCACGGCGCAGGAGCGCAAGCTGCTGGACGAGGTCAGCCGGCGGTACCGCACGGACTGA
- a CDS encoding D-alanine--D-alanine ligase, with amino-acid sequence MTQADDRKRLKVAVLFGGTSSERDVSIASGSQVIQALRAGGHDVVAVDTATGALDAAAEKTLLSDGVKDLPPDEEALDLMRSGDASALTNAPELRGVDVLFLALHGGAGEGGTLQALLDMTGIPYTGSGMLGSAMAMDKDISKRLMRVAGVPTPEWLMAPVLLEDIEERIGYPCVVKPSKQGSTVGLSIVRQADELEPAVELAAKYDDEVMIEQFISGREFTVPVLGANALPVGEIISSREIFDYAAKYQPGGAEEIFPADLTGAQTIEVQRLALKTHGALKLRGFSRIDFRLDQDGVFWCLEANTLPGMTAASLFPKGAQAAGIGFTEVCERLCRLAIEEHRLRRRV; translated from the coding sequence ATGACGCAGGCTGACGACAGGAAGCGGCTCAAGGTCGCCGTGCTATTTGGTGGAACGAGCTCCGAGCGCGATGTGTCGATCGCGAGCGGATCACAGGTCATCCAGGCCCTGCGCGCCGGCGGGCACGACGTCGTGGCCGTGGACACCGCGACCGGAGCACTGGACGCCGCGGCGGAGAAGACACTCCTGTCGGACGGTGTGAAAGACCTGCCGCCGGATGAGGAGGCCCTGGATCTGATGCGCAGCGGTGACGCATCGGCGCTGACGAATGCGCCTGAGCTGCGCGGCGTGGATGTGTTGTTCCTGGCGCTGCACGGTGGAGCAGGTGAGGGCGGTACGCTGCAGGCGTTGCTGGACATGACGGGCATCCCGTACACGGGCAGTGGGATGCTGGGCAGTGCGATGGCAATGGACAAGGACATCTCCAAGCGACTCATGCGCGTCGCTGGCGTGCCGACTCCGGAGTGGCTGATGGCACCCGTCCTCCTCGAGGACATAGAGGAACGGATCGGCTACCCGTGCGTCGTGAAACCGAGCAAGCAGGGCTCGACGGTCGGTCTCTCGATCGTCAGACAGGCGGACGAGCTCGAGCCCGCCGTGGAGCTCGCCGCGAAGTACGATGATGAGGTCATGATCGAGCAGTTCATTTCCGGCCGCGAGTTCACCGTGCCGGTTCTCGGCGCGAATGCGCTCCCGGTCGGCGAGATCATCTCGTCGCGGGAGATCTTCGACTACGCCGCCAAGTATCAGCCGGGCGGTGCGGAGGAGATCTTTCCAGCCGACCTCACGGGCGCGCAAACCATCGAGGTGCAGCGGCTTGCCCTGAAGACGCATGGCGCGCTTAAGCTGCGCGGATTCAGCCGTATCGATTTCCGTCTGGACCAGGATGGCGTATTCTGGTGCCTCGAGGCCAACACCCTGCCCGGGATGACGGCCGCCAGCCTGTTCCCGAAGGGGGCGCAGGCCGCGGGGATCGGCTTCACGGAAGTCTGCGAGCGGCTCTGCCGGCTCGCCATTGAGGAACACCGGCTCCGGCGCCGGGTTTAG
- a CDS encoding TonB-dependent receptor yields the protein MRHSAAAALVVLACAAPAGRGLNAQQPVPLDTLYAATGSRLVAGAAAATRSLDVFDRAAIEALPAGSVADVIARALGADLRARSPAQADVSIRGGSFEQILVLVDGVPVNDRQTGHFHLDVAVPLDAVERVEVLRGPASAIYGSSAVGGVVNIVTRRGVSELRGRVQGGTFGSYALAGDAAHSRGATAVRIDAELDASDGHRDGTDHRTRQARASLSTPLGSGVLNTAAAYAARDFGASQFYAPFDSYEETRTATLAAAWRSQPRTVAIEPRVSFRQHEDDFILRRDDPSFYRNVHTTRETAAEIVTRWQARTGLSLAGGGEASHSRIESSSLGDRDEHQIAAFAEAALGDASGGLLTLGVRLDRHSAFGTFVSSSAAAGYRLSPAFRLRASAGSGFRAPSWTDRYYEDPANIGSPDLEPERFWTAEIGTEITAGAAVLDLAGFVRTARDLIDWGRPRAGGGTEPWRTLNVTEASFRGLEATGRVAAGGIITLTARASLLSFEATQNDGFESKYALQPLTRSASLELALPVTAHGRLAIGGSASRRADGTSWETLDARASARVRRVELFADATNLLDASWPDVSAQPAAGRAFSIGMRMRR from the coding sequence ATGCGACATTCCGCAGCCGCGGCCCTGGTCGTCCTCGCGTGCGCGGCACCGGCCGGGCGTGGTCTTAACGCCCAGCAGCCGGTTCCGCTGGACACGCTGTACGCCGCAACCGGCTCGCGTCTCGTCGCCGGCGCGGCGGCCGCCACGCGCAGTCTCGACGTGTTCGATCGTGCCGCCATCGAAGCTCTGCCGGCCGGTTCCGTGGCCGACGTGATTGCGCGCGCTCTCGGCGCCGATCTCCGCGCCCGATCCCCCGCACAGGCGGACGTCTCGATCCGTGGCGGCAGCTTCGAGCAGATCCTCGTGCTGGTCGACGGCGTTCCGGTCAACGACAGGCAGACCGGGCACTTCCACCTGGACGTCGCCGTGCCGCTCGACGCAGTCGAACGCGTCGAGGTGCTGCGCGGCCCGGCGTCGGCGATCTACGGCTCGTCTGCCGTCGGCGGCGTGGTCAATATTGTCACCCGGCGCGGCGTCTCCGAGCTGCGTGGGCGCGTGCAGGGAGGGACCTTCGGATCATACGCACTGGCCGGAGACGCCGCACACTCCCGCGGCGCGACGGCCGTGCGCATCGATGCGGAGCTGGACGCATCCGACGGTCACCGAGACGGCACCGATCATCGCACACGGCAGGCGCGTGCATCGCTCAGTACACCGCTCGGCTCCGGGGTCCTGAACACGGCCGCCGCGTATGCCGCGCGCGACTTCGGAGCCAGTCAGTTCTACGCACCGTTCGACTCGTACGAGGAAACGCGCACGGCCACTCTGGCCGCAGCCTGGCGCAGCCAGCCGCGCACAGTCGCCATCGAGCCCCGCGTCTCTTTTCGCCAGCACGAGGACGACTTCATCCTGCGGCGCGACGATCCGTCGTTTTACCGCAACGTGCACACGACCCGCGAAACGGCCGCGGAGATCGTCACGCGCTGGCAGGCCCGCACCGGCCTCTCACTCGCGGGTGGCGGCGAGGCGAGCCATTCGCGGATCGAGAGCAGCAGCCTCGGCGATCGCGATGAACACCAGATCGCGGCGTTTGCCGAGGCGGCCCTGGGCGACGCCTCCGGCGGTCTGCTCACGCTCGGCGTCCGGCTCGACCGCCATTCCGCTTTCGGGACGTTCGTTTCCTCGTCCGCGGCCGCGGGATACCGGCTGTCACCCGCCTTCCGCCTGCGCGCATCCGCCGGCAGCGGATTCCGGGCCCCGAGCTGGACGGACCGCTATTACGAGGATCCCGCCAACATCGGGAGCCCCGATCTCGAGCCGGAGCGGTTCTGGACCGCGGAGATCGGAACCGAGATCACCGCGGGCGCCGCCGTGCTCGATCTCGCCGGCTTCGTGCGGACTGCAAGAGACCTGATCGACTGGGGACGTCCCCGGGCGGGCGGCGGGACGGAGCCGTGGCGGACGCTGAACGTCACTGAAGCGTCCTTCAGAGGGCTGGAGGCGACCGGCCGCGTCGCGGCCGGCGGGATCATCACGCTCACGGCGCGCGCTTCCCTGCTCTCGTTCGAGGCCACACAGAATGACGGATTCGAGTCCAAGTACGCACTCCAGCCGCTCACCCGCAGCGCGAGCCTGGAGCTCGCGCTTCCGGTGACGGCGCACGGGAGGCTCGCGATCGGTGGATCGGCGAGCCGGCGGGCGGATGGTACGTCCTGGGAAACGCTCGATGCGCGTGCATCCGCACGCGTTCGTCGAGTTGAGCTGTTCGCCGATGCGACCAACCTGCTTGACGCCTCCTGGCCGGACGTATCCGCTCAGCCCGCCGCAGGCCGCGCGTTCTCGATCGGCATGCGAATGCGACGTTGA
- the mutS gene encoding DNA mismatch repair protein MutS has translation MPKPEDTPLMQQWRDAKSRHPDALVFFRVGDFYEMFCEDAEEGAKLLGLTLTSRNNGGAAHVPLAGVPARARDEYIQRLIRLGRRVAVCEQVEDPAEAKGIVRREVVETVTPGAVLSDALLVERRNNHLVALLETDEDVVIAVADASTGEVSVLRSTPAELLAELARLEPAELLLPARMLGREVAGASDISRTYRPDWLFDPEHGREELKRRYSVSSLDGFGFESGDAPLLGALGALIAYIAEVQPVALQSLRPPRIERAGNAMLLDEMTRRNLELIEPLRADGTRGRAATLIEVIDETQTPMGARLLRRWVLRPLIAADRIHERHDAVANLLEDPAMRRTVRAQLREVRDLERLAGRIGAGRAGPRDLRALQQSLGTLPAVRAALESAAASLLCIAAEGIDPLEDVHDMLQRALEDELPASIGEGDVLRVGWSAELDELRELRDGAQSYIARLQARERERTGIPSLRIGYNKVFGYYLEVTRANAGRVPDDYERKQTLANAERYVTPELKEWESKALDAEDRILALEARLFTELRRDVAQRMERLQSTAAHVALVDVLTSLAQLAERSGYVRPDVHTGFALEIRGGRHPVVERMMPREDFIPNHVVLDEDGRIMILTGPNMAGKSTLLRQVGLIQLLAQIGSFVPAKHARVPVCDRIFTRVGASDNLVRGQSTFMVEMHETAAILHAATRASLVLLDEIGRGTATYDGVSIAWAVTEHLHEKTGAKTIFATHYHELTQLADLLPALVNFNVAVRELGDDIIFLHHLQPGGADRSYGIEVGRLAGLPPVVVARAREILRELEGAHTGGGEGLGRFGASGPVRPREQLSLFAPAEHPAVMRLRATNIDSLTPLQALNLLAELKADTAE, from the coding sequence ATGCCGAAGCCGGAAGACACTCCCCTCATGCAGCAGTGGCGAGACGCCAAGTCGCGCCACCCGGACGCGCTGGTGTTCTTCCGCGTGGGCGACTTCTACGAGATGTTCTGCGAGGACGCTGAGGAGGGCGCGAAGCTGCTGGGCCTGACGTTGACGTCGCGCAACAACGGCGGCGCCGCGCACGTGCCGCTGGCGGGTGTACCGGCGCGCGCGCGCGACGAATACATCCAGCGGCTGATCCGCCTCGGCCGGCGCGTGGCGGTGTGCGAGCAGGTGGAGGATCCCGCCGAGGCGAAGGGGATCGTCCGGCGCGAGGTTGTGGAAACCGTCACTCCCGGGGCAGTGCTTTCGGATGCACTGCTGGTCGAGCGGCGCAACAACCACCTGGTCGCGCTGCTCGAGACCGATGAGGACGTTGTCATTGCCGTCGCGGATGCATCGACGGGGGAGGTCTCCGTGCTGCGGTCGACGCCGGCCGAGCTGCTGGCGGAGCTGGCGCGGCTGGAGCCGGCGGAGCTGCTGCTGCCCGCGCGCATGCTCGGCCGGGAAGTAGCGGGCGCCTCCGATATCAGCCGTACCTACCGGCCGGACTGGCTGTTCGATCCGGAGCACGGTCGGGAGGAGCTGAAGCGACGCTACAGTGTGAGTTCGCTCGACGGCTTCGGCTTCGAGTCGGGCGATGCGCCGCTCCTGGGTGCGCTCGGCGCGCTGATCGCATACATCGCCGAGGTGCAGCCGGTCGCGCTGCAGTCGCTGCGGCCGCCGCGCATCGAGCGCGCGGGCAACGCGATGCTGCTCGATGAGATGACACGTCGGAACCTCGAGCTTATCGAGCCGCTGCGCGCGGACGGCACGCGCGGCCGTGCGGCCACACTGATCGAGGTGATCGATGAGACACAGACGCCGATGGGCGCGCGACTGCTGCGCCGCTGGGTGCTGCGTCCGCTCATCGCAGCCGATCGCATCCATGAGCGTCATGACGCCGTCGCGAACCTGCTCGAGGATCCAGCGATGCGCCGCACGGTCCGTGCACAGCTCAGAGAGGTGCGCGACCTCGAGCGTCTCGCCGGGCGGATCGGCGCCGGGCGCGCCGGGCCGCGCGATCTGCGCGCGCTCCAGCAGTCGCTCGGCACGCTGCCGGCCGTGCGCGCCGCGCTCGAGAGCGCTGCCGCATCGCTTCTGTGCATCGCGGCGGAAGGCATCGATCCGCTCGAAGACGTGCACGACATGCTCCAGCGTGCACTCGAGGACGAACTGCCCGCCTCGATCGGGGAGGGCGATGTCCTGCGTGTCGGCTGGAGCGCTGAGCTGGATGAGCTGCGCGAGCTGCGCGATGGTGCGCAGAGCTACATTGCGCGGCTCCAGGCACGCGAGCGGGAGCGGACAGGCATCCCCTCGCTCAGGATCGGCTACAACAAGGTGTTCGGGTATTACCTCGAGGTCACGCGCGCAAACGCCGGTCGTGTCCCGGACGATTACGAGCGCAAGCAGACGCTTGCAAACGCCGAGCGTTACGTCACGCCGGAGCTGAAGGAATGGGAGTCGAAGGCGCTCGACGCGGAAGACCGGATCCTCGCTCTCGAGGCCCGGCTGTTCACGGAGCTGCGGCGCGATGTCGCACAGCGCATGGAGCGGCTGCAGTCCACCGCGGCGCACGTGGCACTGGTGGATGTGCTGACGTCGCTCGCGCAGCTGGCAGAGCGCAGCGGCTACGTGCGGCCGGACGTCCACACCGGCTTCGCCCTCGAAATCCGCGGCGGACGCCACCCGGTCGTCGAGAGGATGATGCCGCGCGAGGATTTCATTCCGAACCATGTCGTGCTGGACGAGGACGGCCGGATCATGATCCTGACCGGCCCGAACATGGCCGGTAAATCGACGCTGCTGCGGCAGGTAGGCCTGATTCAGCTGCTCGCGCAGATCGGCTCGTTCGTGCCGGCAAAGCATGCGCGCGTGCCGGTCTGCGACCGCATCTTCACGCGGGTCGGCGCATCGGACAACCTGGTGCGCGGCCAGTCCACGTTCATGGTGGAGATGCATGAGACGGCGGCGATTCTGCACGCGGCCACCCGCGCATCGCTCGTGCTCCTCGATGAGATCGGGCGAGGCACGGCCACCTACGATGGCGTCAGCATCGCGTGGGCCGTGACCGAGCACCTGCACGAGAAGACGGGCGCGAAGACGATCTTCGCGACGCACTACCACGAGCTGACCCAGCTCGCGGACCTGCTGCCCGCGCTCGTGAATTTCAATGTGGCCGTGCGCGAGCTTGGCGATGACATCATCTTTCTCCATCACCTCCAGCCGGGCGGTGCGGACCGCTCCTACGGCATCGAGGTGGGCCGGCTGGCGGGTCTGCCGCCGGTTGTGGTCGCCCGCGCACGCGAAATCCTGCGCGAGCTGGAAGGTGCGCACACCGGCGGCGGCGAAGGCCTCGGCCGGTTCGGCGCTTCCGGCCCCGTGCGTCCCAGGGAACAGCTTTCTCTGTTCGCTCCCGCGGAGCATCCGGCCGTGATGCGGCTGCGCGCGACGAACATCGACTCACTCACACCTCTGCAGGCGCTCAACCTGCTCGCGGAGCTGAAAGCCGACACGGCGGAGTAG